AGCTCGTCTTTGTTAAAGACACGCATTCCCTCGTCCTCAATGTACCCACTAATCTCACCTGTAACGGTCTTAATGTTTGCCATATTATCCATAAGGTTTTCCGCAAAGTCCGTTTTTTGTGTAGCTAGCCTCAGATTGTTTTGTATTACCATCAAGTGATCTATTTCCCAAGCCCCTTTCATACAATGTTGAAATCCTATTACATTGCCTTCAATAGGAACAATATACTGTTTATACACCTCTACATTGTTTATTTTTAAGTGGATAAATCCCGCAGACTGTATAAGTTCGTATTTATTAAATTCACGAGGATTAAAAGACATCTGATCAAGTTTATCTTTGATATAGACCCGGCTGAAATTATCCCATTTGGAATTAAAAAAGTCTAATCTGACACTGCCGTCCAAAAAAACATTCAATTGATACAGCACAGAATTTGTCTGAATATTTCCTTTAGATATCACTCCCCACTGGATATCTAACACATCAAAAATATCTCCTCCAGACACAAATTTAGCATCCAAAGCAAGAGAAAAGTCATCTGCTGTATTTAGGTCTGTAATTTGTTTCGCATACCAAAGGCACCCCCTGCTATCGAAATTCTTATTAAACTTTTCTAAATGCAGTACCCCGTTTTGTATATCTACATGGAATTCCTTCGAATTGGGCCAAAGCCTCCATCCGTTTTTATTATCGGTAAAATTCTCATTCAGCAATACTTTGTCCTGCGAAAAAGCTATCGACACAGAAAATAGCATTATGATAAATAGTAGTCTTCGCATGGCTTAATGGCTTATCTTAAAACAAAATAAGCAAAAACCATACAACAAAAAAGACTGCCAGAAATGGCAGTCTTAAAGAGATAAATAAATTATCTCCAGCCACCGCCCAATGCCTTATATAATATAATTTGATTAAGCAACAGTTCTTTACGTATGCTAATCCGATTAATTTCAGCATCTATCACACTTTTTTGTGCATTCAGCACATCCAGATAGGTTATTCTACCCGCAATAAATAAATCTTGAGCGGCAGAAACAGATGCTCTTAAAGCTTTAGCTTCCTCCAGAATATAATCTTTACGCTTTCGGATATATTCATCAGCGGAAATACCATTTTTCACTTCCGTAAATGCCTGTAAAACCGTCTTTTCATATTCTTCAAAAGCTAAGCCGTAGGATGCCTTAAAGTATTCGTAATCAGACCGGATTACACGTTGATTAAAAACCGGAGCTGTTATCCCGCCTAACAATCCCCAGGTTAGCGATTTGCTGTTAAAGAATTTTTCTGCATCAAAAGCTTGCAACCCAATATAAGGAGATAAAGCTATAGTAGGTAAGAAAGCCAGCTTAGCCGCTTTAACATCGTGTACTGAAGCTTTCAAGTTTAACAAAGCCTGTCTGACGTCTGGTCGGTTAGCAACAAGCTGAGTAGGTAGTCCTACCTTTATCTTTTCAAACAGTTCTTCCTGTAAGATAGCTTCGGTTCTTTTAACCCCATTATCAAATTTACCCGCCAAAAGACTAATATGGTTTTGCAAAAATTGCATCTGCTGCAAAACTTCTTCTTTCTTCGCTTTCGAGTTGAAAAGTATAGCTCTAAACTGCTGCACCCCCAACTCATCTGCCCTTCCTGCCTCCTTTTTTACTTCTATCACCTCCAATGATTTTTGTTGTAAATCGATATTTCGGTTATAAACCTTCAGTTCATCGTCGAGGCTTTGTAGTTCCAGATAGGCGGAAGCAACCTGACTTACCAATTCTGTTTGTATGAGTTTCTGTCCTTCATTGCTGGCTAAGAATTCATTTAAAGCCGCCGCTTTCTGGTTCTTCAATTTTCCCCAGATATCGATTTCCCATGACGTCTGTAAACCCAAAAAATAATTCGGAAGCGGGTCTGGTAGCTTCTCATCGGCTTTTAGATTATCAGAAAAATTGGTATCGTAATTACCTATTCCATCCATGGTATAAAAACCATATTTGCTCAATCCGGCATCTGCAACTATATTCAAATTGGGAAGCGTAGCATTTTTCTTCAACCTTAGCTTGGCTTTTGCCTGTTCTATACGATACAATGCTTGCTTAAGGTCTTTGTTATTTGCTAAAGTGGTATCAATTAAAGCAATCAGATTTTTGTCCCTAAACAGGTCTTTCCAGGAAATTGCAGCGACACTAGCAGTATCTGTCAGTTCTTTCTCGAAATTCTGAGGAATAACCTGGTGCCTATATTCCTTAACATCATTTTTAACAGAACATGCTCCAAGTAACAATAGAACCAAAGGAGCTGCAATGGCAACCTTAATTTTTTTCTTTTTCGTGTTCTTAGAAAATAAAACATATAAACCAGGAATAACCAATACACCGATAATTGTTCCGATCAACATACCTCCTACGGACGCCACACCAATAGAGCGATTACCTAAAGCACCTGCGCCACTGGCAAACATGAGCGGGATTAAGCCTGCCACAAAAGCAAAAGAAGTCATCAGGATTGGCCTTAAACGGGCAACCGCACCTTCTATAGCTGCCTGCAAATAACTCATCCCCTGCTTTTGTTTCAATATGGCGTATTCAACAATAAGGATAGCGTTCTTACCCAACAGTCCAATGAGCATCACCAAAGCAACCTGCGCATAGATGTTATTTTCCAATCCAAATACTTTAAGAAAGAAAAACGCACCAAAAACTCCTGCCGGAAGCGAGAGCAATACTGGTAATGGTAACAGAAAGCTCTCATATTGCGCTGCTAAAATCAGATAGACGAATAGCAGACATAGTGCAAATATGTAAAGTGCCTGATTTCCGGAAATAATCTGTTCCCTGGTCATTCCCGTCCATTCTATATCATAACCTTGCGGAAGATTTTGCGCCACCTTTTCCACAGCCGCTATCACCTCACCACTACTGTAACCGTCAGCAGCATCTCCGTTCAGCATGGCAGAAGAAAACATATTATAACGCGTAATCTGTTCAGGACCATAAACTCTTTTCATGGTAATGAAAGACGAAAATGGTAACATTTTCCCTTGTTCATTTTTGATGTATAGTTTCAGAACATCCTCGGGCTTTTCACGATATCCTGGCCCTGCCTGTACCATAACCTTATACATTTGCCCGTAACGAATAAAATTGGTAGCATAGTAACTCCCCATTAGTGTTTGTAATGTTGCCATAGCATTCTCTACAGACACGCCTTGTTTTGCCGCCATATCATAATCCACATGCAATTCGTACTGCGGAAAATTGACGTCAAAAGACGTAAAAACATTTCCTACCTCCGGAGTAGCTTTCAGATCTTCAATAAACTTCTTCAAAACATTCGATGTGGCATTTAAATCATCGTTGCCCGTTTTATCCAATACTCTTAACTCGAAGCCCGAAGAATTACCAAAACCAGGAACAGTTGGCGGAGGAAAAAACTCAATCTCCGCATCCATAATATGCGCAGTTTTCTTTTTCAACTCAGCGATAATATCATCTACAGACTCTTTCCTATCTTCCCAAGCCACCAGATTAATCATTCCCATCCCATAAGAAGCACCGGAAACCTCGTTCACCAAACTATAGCCTCCCAAAGTAGAAACTGTTTCTACTGCCTTCATTTCTCTGCTGATCTTATCAATCTCCGTTAAAACTGCTTCTGTCCTGTCTACGGTTGCTCCCGGCGGAGTAGTGACATTAACATAAATCATCCCCTGATCTTCGGTAGGTATAAATCCGGAAGGAAGCAAAGCGCTCATTCCCCAGGTTGCTGCAAAAAAGCCAATCAACAGTCCGAAAGTTAACGTTCGGCGACCGGCTGTCCGGGTCAAAATCCCTTCATAACCCTTCGCTG
This genomic interval from Pseudopedobacter saltans DSM 12145 contains the following:
- a CDS encoding T9SS type A sorting domain-containing protein, producing MRRLLFIIMLFSVSIAFSQDKVLLNENFTDNKNGWRLWPNSKEFHVDIQNGVLHLEKFNKNFDSRGCLWYAKQITDLNTADDFSLALDAKFVSGGDIFDVLDIQWGVISKGNIQTNSVLYQLNVFLDGSVRLDFFNSKWDNFSRVYIKDKLDQMSFNPREFNKYELIQSAGFIHLKINNVEVYKQYIVPIEGNVIGFQHCMKGAWEIDHLMVIQNNLRLATQKTDFAENLMDNMANIKTVTGEISGYIEDEGMRVFNKDELFIYPNPFVDKFNVNFYLAQKEKVDIYLINVVGELMKKETRVFPAGEVDFTMEAIVPDGIYIVRVVSESDNRLYKKIMRVGANDR
- a CDS encoding efflux RND transporter permease subunit; protein product: MFEKFIKRPVLSLVISLFITLLGGLALFTLPVTQFPDIVPPSVVVTANYTGANAEVSTNAVAIPLERAINGVAGMTYMGSVSTNNGTTLIQVFFKVGTDPDIAAVNVQNRVTTVLDELPEEVIKAGVTTEKEVNSMLMYLNVFSDDETADERFIYNFTDINILKELKRIEGVGFAQIMGLRDYAMRVWLKPDRLAAYQISSEDVITALRKQNVEAAPGQTGIGSDKSINMQQYVLRYPGKFTKESEYENIPIRANADGSIIRIKDIADIEFGSLDYEMVSKTDGRPSASIMLKQLPGSNAQDVIKKVKERMAELKETSFPPGMKYTMGYDVSRFLDASISSVVKTLIEAFLLVFIVVFIFLQDFRSTLIPALAVPVCLIGALFFMQMLGFSINLLTLFALVLAIGIVVDNAIVVVEAVYAKMEEEHLSPMQATIAAMNEVGGAVVAITLVMSAVFVPVAFLSGPVGIFYRQFSLTLASAIVISGINALTLTPALCAIILRSPHDKPAAKGWLARFFGQFNKAYDKTAKGYEGILTRTAGRRTLTFGLLIGFFAATWGMSALLPSGFIPTEDQGMIYVNVTTPPGATVDRTEAVLTEIDKISREMKAVETVSTLGGYSLVNEVSGASYGMGMINLVAWEDRKESVDDIIAELKKKTAHIMDAEIEFFPPPTVPGFGNSSGFELRVLDKTGNDDLNATSNVLKKFIEDLKATPEVGNVFTSFDVNFPQYELHVDYDMAAKQGVSVENAMATLQTLMGSYYATNFIRYGQMYKVMVQAGPGYREKPEDVLKLYIKNEQGKMLPFSSFITMKRVYGPEQITRYNMFSSAMLNGDAADGYSSGEVIAAVEKVAQNLPQGYDIEWTGMTREQIISGNQALYIFALCLLFVYLILAAQYESFLLPLPVLLSLPAGVFGAFFFLKVFGLENNIYAQVALVMLIGLLGKNAILIVEYAILKQKQGMSYLQAAIEGAVARLRPILMTSFAFVAGLIPLMFASGAGALGNRSIGVASVGGMLIGTIIGVLVIPGLYVLFSKNTKKKKIKVAIAAPLVLLLLGACSVKNDVKEYRHQVIPQNFEKELTDTASVAAISWKDLFRDKNLIALIDTTLANNKDLKQALYRIEQAKAKLRLKKNATLPNLNIVADAGLSKYGFYTMDGIGNYDTNFSDNLKADEKLPDPLPNYFLGLQTSWEIDIWGKLKNQKAAALNEFLASNEGQKLIQTELVSQVASAYLELQSLDDELKVYNRNIDLQQKSLEVIEVKKEAGRADELGVQQFRAILFNSKAKKEEVLQQMQFLQNHISLLAGKFDNGVKRTEAILQEELFEKIKVGLPTQLVANRPDVRQALLNLKASVHDVKAAKLAFLPTIALSPYIGLQAFDAEKFFNSKSLTWGLLGGITAPVFNQRVIRSDYEYFKASYGLAFEEYEKTVLQAFTEVKNGISADEYIRKRKDYILEEAKALRASVSAAQDLFIAGRITYLDVLNAQKSVIDAEINRISIRKELLLNQIILYKALGGGWR